The DNA segment TCTTGCGGATCAGGGTATGGTCACGGATAAACTGTTTTTGCTGCTCAGTACCCTCAAATTCCAGCTTCATTAAACTCGCCAGGCTGCGGTAGGTCTGATCAGCCTTATCCTGAGACAAAGCATCCAATATCAAGCGGCGGTAACCGTGGTTAAAAGAACTTCTACCGGCGGTGTTTATCCCGCCATAACCGGTAATTACTGGAATTCGAGCCATTTTATATCCTGTCTGGGTAATACGTCGTCGTTATAAGTAATGTAGCAATTGCAGAACATTTTACTTGGAAAACGGCTATTAAAATAAAACTAAAAGGACATATAATAGAGCTTTTACGCCAATCACCGATTGAGGCATCTATCTGTGCAACATATCACCATTCTGGCCCCGCCCACCTGCCTGGCTACCAGTATTAGCCTGCCACTGGAAATCCTTAATGCGGCCAATGAGCAGGTACGTACCCGCAACCGTAAACAACCCCGCCTACAGATAGAGATCGTTAGCCAGCAACTGGGGCCGGTAGTCACCGCCGGTGGCTTAAGTATTGTGGCCACGGCAACACCGGATATGATCGAACAGACAGATCTGGTGATTATCCCCTCGCTATGGCGTAATCCGGTCAATAATTTGAAAAAACACCGCTGGATTATTCCCTGGTTACAGCGCCAGGCGAAACAGCAAAGTTTAATTTGCGCGGTGGGTACCAGCAGTTATTTTCTGGCTGAGGCTGGCTTGTTAGATAATCAACCCGCCACGACCCACTGGTATTACTGTGACCAATTTGCGCAGCGCTACCCACAGGTAGAGCTTAAGCGTCAATACTTAATTACCCAGGCCGACAGGATCTATTGTGTGGGTAGCGTTAACTCGATTGCCGATTTAATGGTGCACTTTATCCAGCAGCGTTATGGCCAGGCAATTGCTCGACAAGTTGAAGGCCAATTCTCGCCGGAAATTCGTCGCCCCTTTGCCGACCACGCCTATGCGGAAGAAGCCAGCAGCCCTCATCAGGATGAAACCATTATTGAGGCGCAGGAGTGGCTGCAACGGAATTATCGCGACAATATTCACCTGTCAGAATTAGCGGC comes from the Oceanicoccus sagamiensis genome and includes:
- a CDS encoding GlxA family transcriptional regulator; protein product: MQHITILAPPTCLATSISLPLEILNAANEQVRTRNRKQPRLQIEIVSQQLGPVVTAGGLSIVATATPDMIEQTDLVIIPSLWRNPVNNLKKHRWIIPWLQRQAKQQSLICAVGTSSYFLAEAGLLDNQPATTHWYYCDQFAQRYPQVELKRQYLITQADRIYCVGSVNSIADLMVHFIQQRYGQAIARQVEGQFSPEIRRPFADHAYAEEASSPHQDETIIEAQEWLQRNYRDNIHLSELAATLDLSPRTFNRRFKQAVGTTASDYLQNQRLDNARELLRTSNLSIQEVASASGYQDSSYFCGRFKKAMGQTPLAYRKSVRGKLFKVI